From the Osmerus eperlanus chromosome 19, fOsmEpe2.1, whole genome shotgun sequence genome, one window contains:
- the LOC134039632 gene encoding uncharacterized protein LOC134039632 has translation MMLQSAKSAPFLLPLLQKLALTSPTHASEPYRPLLTQVSKNSPACALLRPSKELGELMSEMEGLQYCQIERQPALLGKLAKECPLFFSLVGMEGTFSQEVVPIFQCVYKKALETVSTPPVSTPLTSPEDPGHYFPNLPPVRDRGTYTTDRCKKEASDCRKTAGRHPNLIPGIFTLFCTHGVCLGFSIMEQVESVNVPFTILCTRFRQYPKIVIYDNACQLQTYCLRRDPGFFRETWFLVDRLHWRNHSGCNIGYNLDSYPQFQKINSQVAEQNNSLLKKMKGQLSYMNRENFIRHLMLFLWHRSCKVITKL, from the exons ATGATGTTACAGAGTGCCAAAAGCGCCCCATTCCTCCTGCCCCTTTTGCAGAAGCTGGCCCTGACTTCACCCACACACGCAAGTGAGCCCTACCGCCCTCTCTTAACACAAGTCAGCAAGAACTCCCCTGCCTGTGCTCTGCTACGTCCCAGTAAAGAACTCGGGGAGTTGAtgtcagagatggagggattgcAGTACTGCCAGATCGAGCGGCAACCAGCACTTTTGGGGAAACTTGCCAAGGAATGCCCTTTGTTTTTTAGCTTGGTTGGGATGGAAGGGACTTTTTCTCAGGAGGTGGTACCCATCTTTCAGTGCGTCTATAAAAAGGCACTGGAAACAGTGTCCACACCTCCGGTCTCGACACCCCTAACTTCCCCAGAGGATCCTGGGCATTACTTCCCCAATCTGCCTCCTGTGAGGGACAGAGGCACGTACACTACAGACAGGTGTAAAAAGGAGGCCAGTGACTGTAGGAAGACAGCAGGCAGACACCCTAACCTGATCCCTGGCATATTCACCCTGTTCTGCACACATG GTGTTTGTCTTGGGTTTTCAATAATGGAGCAAGTGGAGTCGGTGAACGTGCCGTTTACCATACTCTGCACACGTTTTCGACAAT ACCCCAAGATAGTCATATATGACAATGCCTGTCAGCTGCAAACATACTGCTTGCGGAGGGACCCAGGTTTTTTTAGAGAGACTTGGTTTCTTGTGGATCGTTTGCACTGGCGCAACCACTCAG GGTGTAACATTGGATACAATCTGGACAGCTATCCTCAGTTCCAGAAAATAAATTCTCAGGTGGCAGAGCAGAATAACTCGCTCCTGAAGAAGATGAAAGGACAACTGTCCTACATGAACAGGGAGAACTTCATCAGGCATCTGATGCTCTTCTTGTGGCACAGATCATGCAAAGTCATTACAAAACTTTGA